From Aquificota bacterium, one genomic window encodes:
- a CDS encoding bacteriohemerythrin, with protein sequence MLIKIQELPKVANELFNALHEDEVQIINELYIACEKKHLEEVDKLMDLLLYDIEDHFSTEEELMREAEFFAYPMHKAEHDSMRKDIEELYNKWKSSRDCVEIVRFLKEKFVPWLVLHISRWDSTTAMHIGD encoded by the coding sequence GTGCTTATAAAAATTCAAGAGCTGCCCAAGGTGGCCAACGAGCTGTTTAATGCCTTACATGAAGATGAGGTGCAGATAATAAATGAGCTTTATATTGCTTGTGAAAAAAAGCATTTAGAAGAAGTGGATAAACTTATGGATCTTCTCCTTTACGACATAGAGGATCACTTTTCTACAGAAGAGGAGCTTATGAGAGAGGCAGAGTTTTTTGCCTATCCAATGCACAAAGCGGAGCATGATAGTATGAGAAAGGATATAGAGGAGCTGTATAATAAGTGGAAGTCTTCAAGGGATTGTGTTGAAATTGTAAGGTTTCTAAAAGAAAAATTTGTACCTTGGCTTGTACTTCACATATCAAGGTGGGATTCCACTACAGCTATGCACATAGGTGATTGA